agacaaaagatcaaatacaaatacatttatcgtacaaaacgtacgaataatgtgaaaaaagttaaaaaaaaaaaaagaacggTGGTATTTTCATAATTATTCTATTAGTAGGCTAATATCAAAAGTAAAGTAATTATAATGCGCTTGTACTGTAACTTTCAGCGACTGGTTATTTGAtgcatttgtagagtaattttgaattgtatgttgtttgatgaACGTAATTGTATctgttatgttatgttattttgatgaacaagtagagtaattatgatatatttgtagagtaattatgaaaTTTATGTTGGTTGATGTACTTATAGAATACTTTTGAATGATATCTTGtggttagggctgtaaacgaatcgaacgttcagcgaacagttcgtgaaccgttcggcgggaagttcgtttatgttcgttcgattagcttaacgaaggaacacgaacaaaaaaatttgttcggttagcttagcgaacgaacacgaacacaggtctcgttTGTTTGActacgttcgtgaacgttcggtaatatgttcgtttacgttcgttcgtgtttgtttgattatatcaaaaaaataataaataataaacattttatctaaacatattgaaaacttgaaatcctatttttttctaagttacctaaaatttggacattctaagacatttttgggATACCTATGTCTAaattagttaaacttgattcatcgtttggtggtcTAGTAGACTTCTTGtattttgatttatcatttgatagttgtatttaactacttatatccaatgtttaaggataacgatgtttttattttttttattttcaagttaaatgttcgtttgcatTTGTTTGCGTTCGAGACCaatgttcacgaactgttcgtgaacaactgaattttcttaacaaacgaacacgaacataaacttatgttcggtatgcgttcgtgaacagttcgcgaacatgttaatttccttaacgaacgaacacgaacatggccttgttcgtgttcgtttacaaccctacttGTAGTAGTATATTAGTGACTTTAAATCGTATGTTGTTTGATGAACCTGCTCTCATAGAATAATTACGAAAATAACCCcactttttttacttttcatgtCATTCGTACAGTACGATAACTTTATTTGTACATAATCTTTCCTCTTTATATTAATACAAAAAACGGTATTGCATTACGTTTAAGCTTGCACGCTGCTAAGTTAAACAAGTATGGCTTAGCTAATTTACAACATTACGTTTAAGTCATGTTCTTAAATTCTTCTTTTTTTTAAGAGTTAATTTCTTTAATCCGATGTCgtttgtgggacttgaacccaagacctttcCCTTTCCAATCTACCCATTGGTGTTCTAAAATTCTTCTGAAATTCAAATTGTCAACCAAGATATATAAAAAAGAAAGCTAAATCTCTTTAAATGAGGATATTCGATGCAATTTCAACATTTTCCAACCaagaaattcatttcagtaaatCAACTAACAATCAGTCTGGCATTCGTACAAATGTACGATTAAGCTGGCTCAGGTAATGTAGTTTTTATGAAACTAGGTAATTTAGTCAACAAGTCAAACGATGTACTTGGACTCGACATGTTTCTTCGGTTACAAAGTAAATGAGACAGCATGCGAGATGATTTCTAAACCACGTGATGAGATCGCAGTGCAGCGCGAGAGCATTTCTTGCGCCCGTATTTTCCACCAAGCCCACACACGCAGTTCTCAAGAAGTTGATAATCCTCTTCCCAAAACAAGTTTGATGCCATCTCAGGGTTCTCCAATAACTTCTTGGAGGTCAGGAATCCAGCAATGGTCCATGTTTGATAAAGCCGAGATTGCTTTCCGATGAATCTTCCGTATCTTGTGTCATAATATTCAGGCCATTTGTCAGTTGAAAGCCGCTTCTCAGCTAAAGCAATTGCTTTCCTTGCAAGTTCCGGCCTCTTCATCTTGATGCAAGCAAGAGTGAACTGATATGATATAAGACAGGAACAAAGATGTATCAGTGCCCATTTAATTATGAGGGTAAGTTTGTATCTCCACATGGTCAAATGGGTAGATAAAAAAGGTAACTGAAAGGTAAATGGGTCAAACAAGTCAAGTCACCCAAATTTGGTATTTGCTATTTCAGCCCATCAAGTCAAACAGGtaaatcaaattaaaaaaaaacggaAAGATAAATGGGTCAAACAAGTTGAAAGTTCCCCAAAAATGGTTAGTTACTATTTCAGCCCTTTAGTTACAAATGGGTTGATTTCGTATCTCCATTAAGTCGGggtaaattaaaaataaataactgAAAGGTAGATAGGTCAAACAAGTCAAAAGTCGCCCAAATTGGGTAATTAAATAAATATGAATGGGTCGATTAAGTTAAATGGGTAAATTAAAATTGAAAGAACTAACAGATTATAAAGTTGCCCAAATTGGGTATTGACTATTTCAGTCAGGCCCATTTAATCATGAACGGGTCAATTTGTATCTCTAATAATTCAAACCGTTAACTAAAAATTATTAACAAAAAGGTAATGGGCCAAACATATCAAAAGTCTGCCCAACTTAAGTATTTACTATTTGTCTATTTCAGGCCCATTTAGTTATGAATGCGTCGACTTGTATCTTTACTAAGTCAAAAACCGGTTACCATCCTAAATATCAAACCGATGGTTAATATTACCTAGGAACCAGTTACTAGTCTACCGGTTATTAACTAGTTCCGGTTAATAACTGGGTTTTTTGCCCACCTCAACAGTAAAATGGTCAATGAAGTCAAAAGTCACCCATAGTGCTAGAAAGTTGAAACCGCTAATGTTATTTAAGTAATGCATCCAAATCTAAAGAATACCTGCCAAAGAAGCGTAGGCCAGGATCCACCATTATGGTATGACCAAGGACTGCAAAAAAAGACACCCGAGTAAGAGTTAATATCGGAATGGCGAGTCTTTAAATAGTTCAAGACAAGAACCCAAAAAACAGATTGTTTACTACATGCATGGCTCTCAAAATGTGATAAGTGTCCCATTGTCAACCATCGGATACATTGTAGGGCAGCAATTCCAACCCATTAACTTATGTATGGGTTGATGTGGGTTATGTTTCATCCCAAGAGGGTTCAAATGGATGGAACAGGTTAAAGGAGTTTTCCAAAGTGTATTAGGAAGCATATTTAAGAATTtcgttaaaaaatatatataaaaaaagtgGACACAATATGTTTACGCGTCAATCCAAGAGAGCCCATTTCGACCCGTACTACAACAAAACAAGTTTCCACCCAAAGCCACGTAAGAGAAGGTTATATAaatattgaaaaaaaataaattcaagcaaagcatcataCGTGTTCTTAGGATCACTTCCAGTAATTATACGCCATTCTTCATTGTCGAGTGCAGGGTAACAGATCTTTAGAGGCATGTttgttacaagatcatcccattTCTCTTCAATCAAGTTCAATATACCATCATTCTGTTTGGGGGAACCCAATGAGGAAACGATGGCCCACAGGTTTCCGAGGGTGAAGAACCTAAAATCCATGTGAGCTGGTTGTAAGTTACCAATAAAATATCCACCAGATTCCGGAAACCAGTCTACCAACCAAGACGGAATCTGTTCGGGATAGATGTTAAATTTGTTGATGGCATCAGTAGAATATTCCTCAGTTTTATAACGGTAGATTTCGTTAATCTTTTTCATATCAACCCAGTAGTATTCACGAATGTGAAAACACAGAGCACTGAGCCGGTTGTTGACGGCTGCTACTAGATTTTTTGTTGTGTCATTCACAATCACCATCTCTCGTGAGCACCGTAGTGCTGAGTAGAACAAAGCCTGTAAGCCATCAGTTATTGTCGTCATGCTTTTGTAACAATGGAAACGGAAAATGAGGTCATTTGAAAAGAGCATATCTGCTAAATTGACTTATATATGTTCAACAGTAGAAAGATAGTTTAATCTTCCAAATCAGGCAACAAATTTTCTCTGCAAAATGTGACATGTTtcacatttaaaataaagtttaAGCATATACAGTATTTATTCATTTCTTTCGTAATTAACTTACTTGAATTTCAAGAGGATGGCCATGAATACCCATCCTTCTATCGATCATGCAGGACCCATCAGTCACCAACAGAGTCGGAAACATGTCAAACCCATCAGCCAAACACAATTTGAGTATCAATCGTATTCCTGTTTGAACATCCACCCGCTCTTGCAAAGTGTAGTCACCTGTGATCTTCCCGTAAGCTCTTAACAATATAATCCACCACAAACCTGATTAACACATCAACTTCAACATCCTACCAAAGATGAAACTCCAAGTTGATAGCTAAATTCGCTACTATTACGGTCACTTACCAGAATCAACTGGTGCGACACGCCCAATTGCTGATTCACCAAAATCAGGATCAAGAACATCCTCAAATTCCCCGGGTCTTCCATCAAGAGGCACACTTCGAACTTTGAAGCTAGCTGGCATCAACCCTTGCCCAGGGCTGTGGCAATCAACTGTCTTTTCCCAACTCTGTAAACATGGATCAAATTATATTTATTCTGTAAAAAAGAAGAGGTAATCAAAGAAGCGAATACCTGCAGCTGAAGAGTATGTAGCAAAAAGTTCTTGACAATCTCTCCTTCTCCGTTGAGCAAGAAGGCAAGTGCCGAAGGTACAAAATCACGAATAAAGACCTGATCATAGTTCAGTGGCAGCTTATCAGCCGGATCGGTTGCTGCAATAGTTCCAACAGGACTTCCACAGTAATTCACAACAGACCCTCTAAGCAAATTCCATGCTTCCTTGTCAATCTCCGACTCCTTCCTATCATTATTATTTACATCTGCAGCACTGTAATCTAATAACTTATCTTCTTTACTTTCAACCTTTTCAACATTTAACCCCCCTTGAATGTAAATCTTTTCCCAGCTTGTACTATCATTAACATGCGATCCAACCCAAGTCGAATAATCTGAGGCCACTTTAGACACAATCCTCCTATCATTTACTCCCACCTTGAATGGCGGCTGTCTTCTCCAATTCGAACCGGAACCACAAAAACCCTTCCGATTCGAATCTCTAAACCCTAACTTTGGATCAACCACACCTCCTCTAAACCCTAGAACTCTGTTGCAACCACGAGATTTCGACGAATTGATGACATCTGAACGGTTACAAACAGGTATTCGAAGACCGAAATGCGAAGATCTTTTGTAACAAATTAAGATCCTACAGCAAGATGGCTTCATACTGGATATTCCAATACCAATACAACTACAACTAACCATTTCTACTATTGTTTATTGATATGTTAAAACAAACAGGTTTTACAGAATATATGAATAACCCTAGATCTGCTGAACTCGATAAAAGATTGAATCAACAGAGGTTATGTTATGTGTTATATACAGACAGATAAACGATTACTATCTATCTATTattgaaagaaaagaaaagaaaagaagagaTCTGACTTACACAATTAGTTGTGATCCGAATTGGTTCGTGTGCGAATGAGAAGCGGTGGCTCAAAACTGATGAATTGCGGGTGGGTTAAATAAGCAAAGGAACAGGATGTTTCCCGGAAGTGGGGACGACCCTTATACACGTGTTTTATTGTCTTTTCTAGatcttttaggtttttgtttttatatttaaatgttatccatgagaatttcaaacaaaaaaaatctaaatggttttagcctaaaggacataacgtgcaaaattttgaaacattaagtacaaaacttgtcaacttttgcgctaaatgacaacgcctgcaatttggtgtaaacataaaagacaaaacttgtaatttactcaaattaCACCACGAGTCTCAGTATAGAAAGGAAATTAAACATTTtatgcaatgttttaaaaaccggtaaatatcTGCCGGTTATGccggtattaccgtttccagatgtaaatccggtacgaaacaccccggtaaataagtgagacggcataaggtttgtaccggcggtaaaatcctgtataccggtttgaaacataataccggtaccggctcagggttattttagtttgggttgttgcttatttttattatatatgttacttatcttacgtaatttttatatattatgattatttgtaactaaaagttcttatttaatattgtatgaaacgaaaatagttgatgtattcaacactcaaatAACTTAAACATAacgtacactttcatttaaaagattTTGTTGGAAAATTGAATGGTTTTAGATTATCTTctggattattttttattatgtattTACTTTTCGAccatcttttaatatgtaatcatgcatttttttttattaacttatgagttgatgttgtaatttattaAATTATAGAGTTAGTTAGTCAATCCGGTTGAACCGTtcggtacaacctggttcaaccggttgaaccatttcttagcctaatccggtttgatttaaaaaccggtttaaaacattgattttatgtgttctCGAGTTGGAAAGAAAAGAAAGGAAGGTTGCAATTTTACTATTATACTTTTTAACATAAATTATAATTACCAGCCATGGCACCAACACCTTTATTTGTACTTAATTTCAATAAAAGATAACATTTATTGCTACTTTCTAATCTTCTAATACATTTACATTTTGCTTCTCTTCTAAAGTCCAAAAATTGTTCGATGTGTTCAAGCATGCTATAGGTCAAACAACTAGGAATGTTTGTCTTTTTTAAGCAAAGCTATCTGAAAAGAAAAAcataaaggaaaaaaaaaacaaacccaacAAAGGGGAAAAAATAGTTCAACAAGCTAAGCTACTGATCCAAGGAAACAGCAAGCAACACCGTCACATGGTTTTTCCCCTTTTCTCGTATCTTTTTTTAGGAAAGTATGTTCTATAGGGAGGGGCTGAGCAATCAGCAATGCAAACTGTCAAACCCCGACCCGTAACAGAATAGGTGACCATGACATGATTGGTTGATCCAAAGCTTATGACTTGCTATTAAATGTTTTAAATAATCAATTAATCTATATTAAATGTTTTCACATAGAAAATAATCCAAATAAAACAATTAAATATAAGACATTGTTCATAACAATTAAACTTCATTAGTCTGTTTCCTGTTAACTAAGGCTCATCCTATGTCCAATCTTCTCTTCATGCTTGATCACTTGTATCATGTGTAAAAGTAGTTTTTGGGTTAACGAAGGTTGGTGAGTGAATCTCCTTGTTATTAGGAAAACAATATGTTTAATTTGTTTATTGAGAAAGCGTGCGTTAGCCAATGTAAGTAAGTATGTTGTATGTCATATGTCAAACCTCAATAACAATCTCAAACAATAATCAAATCAACTGTATGCAAATATGCACGGTATTATGGTGTGCTGCAAGATCTAAGCTCAGTCAAACAGAGCTGACCACGTATGTTGGCAACGTCAAGTTCAGCTCATAGGTAATGGGGAACAGACGAGCCTATGATGATGTAATGTCCAAAATGAATGTAATGCACCAAGTGACAATCAAACAGtcaacacataacacataaattTCACAACATGGTAACTGCATGTATTTAAATTATGTAAATATAATAACGTAATGTGACACATGATACACCCCAAAACTTGTAATGAAAAAAGGGGAATTGAAAGATCCGCTCACAGTGTTTGCGTTTGCGATTCCTTGTATAACTGAGCGCACGAATGAGATTAGGAAACTTGAAGCGGTGGGAGTTATCCTATAATATGAAATACGAGGCACTATAAACGATCTAGTTATTATTTGTAGGTTAATAAAAAAATCCAATCATTTATTGTTTaaactttatttaattaaattattaattaattgATTTAAATAAGTCTAAATCTTAAGTTATATTAACAAATCATTTGTAAGGACAAGGTCTACTAAGTTTACGTTTGTCTTGTATATGTTAGTAATGGGTTGGTTAGTTAGTATATTTGGGCTTGTTTAGTTATGTTTATCGGTGTGCGGTTTGGGCTTGGCCCGGTTGTAACTAGGTCGCCCCTATGTGCTATGAATAGGGTGCACCTAGTCTTAATAGGGTGGTTGATTGATTTTGTGCTTCATGCGAACTGTACCAGACAAGACTTAGATATTGTGTGCAATATTTAATATACAATCGACTTTCTTCATCTTGTTTCTATACCTTAGTTTTCTGCACTTCGATTGTGTTTGTGATATCTGATTGATAGTTtctggacttacaattggtattagagcctaAGACGTCTTTCAAAGGATCGGTTTCTTTGGATATTACATGAAGAACAAGACCGAAGAAATGTTTGTTGTTTCAACGAGATTGAAAAAGGTTGAATTCTATTATGTTTGATCTTTTTAATCCTTATTATGCAACTGACAATTTTTGTTTGAGTTGTTTAACAGGTTTTTGATTTCAGTAATTTGGTCGAAAGTTTTATCAAAATCAGAAATTTTTTGAAGAACTGTTTAAACGAATTAATAAACAtcttaaaattttcgtttttttgATCTGTTTTTGGGACGAATAGAACTTATTTGCAGGTTTATCAGTGATTATTGGTGGAAAGAATCATTCAAATTGGTTAGCAAGTTGTTTCCCTAATTATCGGGATTCAGTTGTTATTTGATTTTGTGTGCAGGATCACCAAGTGTTTTATTGTCGGGAGAATCTAATGGCACACCCCTTGTCTATCTGCACACTTTTCtaattcaatacgcatcgtataggcctatacgatgcgtattgaataaAGTAAAAGACATGGCAGACTGACAGGTGCAGGTGTTGTCTGGCGGCGGGcttgatacgcatcgtataggcctatatgataCGTATCAAGGCATTgaatttttgaagtttattttttggtgtgttGTGTCGAATGCGAACCTGAGAAACGAAAGAGATTTCGAGTagttggtcgatgacatgatagataaagatcttgacatgatcatatccattttcaagAGTTAGGAAACGAgagggatttcgagcagttggtcgatgacatgatagataaagatcttgacaCGATCATATCAATTTTCAAGTGTTAGACTAGATAGTCCAAGATGAAATATATTAAAATCATTCAAGCTCACCAGTCTACAATGTGTTATGGTGAGATTATTCAAGTTTGCACAGTGAGAGAAAAGACCAACACCCCTGTCAGTATTGTCATAATGCAATGAGACATAACTGAGATTTAAGCAGCATATTCCGATCAACGTTTATAGACATTGTTATAGGTGATGAAGAAACCCTAagacggaacataatcccagattgtctaaagaagcgcttttatcatgtgtcatatggtaacaactaccaaggggatattcagatctctattcggtcatctttccgagcttttacacacgaatatgtggttcccaatttgtaAAAAGATTATGTCAGTGGGAAATGTTTTAAAAATCAGATGCAACTTTACGGcacgcttaccttaatcacatcttccatggagtcacagatccgacaataTGGCCCACAGATtttatgcccacccgagaccgacctctggattACACGTGTTGAATGATCGAGAGAAACTTCTTCAAGCTAACTGCTGATATCTCATCCTTCTTATCCTGCTATTAAAAGAGGTTGTTCTCCACAACGACGATACACTTGTTGACTGTCACATGAATAAGTCAACGCATATTCTTGTTTGCAACTTGCAAGTATACTAGCTaataaaaatatgtttaacttttGAAGTCTGTATATTCTCTAACTTTTGAAGTTTCTTTATATGCTTTTTTCCTGATGCATGTCTGTGCCGGAGAGTAGAAAAGTCGCATTGTCGGTGCCGAAGAGATGTTGCCGCAAGGTGGACCTTTTTTGTTTAAGAGTAGAAGAGTCGCATTGCCAGTGCTGGAGAGATATGATGTTTGTGCGATTTACAGAAATAAGTATGCATTCCACGGCAAACGAAGGGCCTTGATCACATCTTCCATAgagtcacagatccgacaatagggcccacggatctcATACACGttctctgaaatggattgtgctTATCAAACCAGGCTGCCACACAAGagtatgttgttccaagatcaattccaattGCATAATGAGCATTGATTGTACCAGCATGGTTCACGTtcaatagggcccacggatcttaatcacatcttccacggagtcacagatccgacaatagggcccgCGGATCATATGCTCACCAACAAAGATATGGGACAAAAACCAACATTTCATATCTACTGGGTTGATCAACACCAACATTTCTTCGAGCTAACTGCCGATATCTCATTCTCTTATCTTGTTCAAAGTTTCTACGACGAAGTTTTCTCCGTCGCTAATTTCTCCActcaccgtgaaatcgaacagtttcttcatAGATTCTgtccggtttcaaagccggttgaggattacgagtgttctagacTCGTTCAAGGCATGCTTGTTTGTGCGATTTACAGAAATAAGGATGCATTCCACGGTAAACGATGCAGTTGATGAAACcggagctgttatctcggttgttcagtactttcgagacgattcaagtgagtcttatgaagcaagtgtctgtctattcaattgagaggaatcattgcattacatccccgttgaaaacaagtggttgtaatgatGGGACCCTTGATTTGAAACGCATAATGTGAAACACACAAATATGTGGTTTCAAcg
This genomic stretch from Helianthus annuus cultivar XRQ/B chromosome 8, HanXRQr2.0-SUNRISE, whole genome shotgun sequence harbors:
- the LOC110873747 gene encoding alkaline/neutral invertase A, mitochondrial, with the translated sequence MVSCSCIGIGISSMKPSCCRILICYKRSSHFGLRIPVCNRSDVINSSKSRGCNRVLGFRGGVVDPKLGFRDSNRKGFCGSGSNWRRQPPFKVGVNDRRIVSKVASDYSTWVGSHVNDSTSWEKIYIQGGLNVEKVESKEDKLLDYSAADVNNNDRKESEIDKEAWNLLRGSVVNYCGSPVGTIAATDPADKLPLNYDQVFIRDFVPSALAFLLNGEGEIVKNFLLHTLQLQSWEKTVDCHSPGQGLMPASFKVRSVPLDGRPGEFEDVLDPDFGESAIGRVAPVDSGLWWIILLRAYGKITGDYTLQERVDVQTGIRLILKLCLADGFDMFPTLLVTDGSCMIDRRMGIHGHPLEIQALFYSALRCSREMVIVNDTTKNLVAAVNNRLSALCFHIREYYWVDMKKINEIYRYKTEEYSTDAINKFNIYPEQIPSWLVDWFPESGGYFIGNLQPAHMDFRFFTLGNLWAIVSSLGSPKQNDGILNLIEEKWDDLVTNMPLKICYPALDNEEWRIITGSDPKNTPWSYHNGGSWPTLLWQFTLACIKMKRPELARKAIALAEKRLSTDKWPEYYDTRYGRFIGKQSRLYQTWTIAGFLTSKKLLENPEMASNLFWEEDYQLLENCVCGLGGKYGRKKCSRAALRSHHVV